In Mustelus asterias chromosome 17, sMusAst1.hap1.1, whole genome shotgun sequence, the following are encoded in one genomic region:
- the LOC144506070 gene encoding SET domain-containing protein 4-like: MVKRKGRVYRRRERRGCRSRHCEGAQALDTGVRKECLLATGGFLQTDTAPGDLVIALPEKCLLTTKTVLRSYLGEYIARWKPSLSPLQALCTFLISERHFGSRSSWKPYIDVLPKTYTCPIYLAEEVINLFPSPLVKRVQQQKTAVQELYLTLQCFFSSLQPLFSQPVESVFTYDAFCWAWCSVNTRTVYMEHEQSEFLSPEADVYALAPYLDLLNHSPSAQVTAAFNQKSKHYEIRTISKCRRYAQVFICYGPHDNQRLLLEYGFLASSNPHNVVYVDKDLLCNHISHKDKLVDRKLLFLQDEGLLENLTFGVDGPSWRLLTVLKVFCLRPEEYLQRKNVVVGLSVSADNEQSSLELAEKLCFHLMNENQKATQEISKLLEEMGDVSEQLELVATLRREELKILQASAEALLNMRVAAIPR, encoded by the exons ATGGTGAAGAGGAAAGGCCGAGTTTACAGGAGAAGGGAGCGGAGAGGCTGCAGGAGCCGGCACTGCGAGGGGGCACAGGCGCTGGACACAGGAG TGAGAAAGGAGTGTCTGCTAGCCACAGGAGGCTTCCTGCAAACAGATACTGCA CCAGGGGATCTGGTTATTGCATTACCTGAGAAGTGTCTGCTTACCACTAAGACTGTCCTGAGGAGTTATTTGGGTGAATACATTGCAAG GTGGAAGCCGTCTTTGTCTCCCCTCCAAGCCTTGTGTACTTTCCTCATTTCTGAGAGACATTTTGGGAGCCGGTCTTCATGGAAGCCCTATATTGACGTTTTACCCAAGACATACACATGCCCAATTTACTTAGCAGAGGAAGTAATCAATCTGTTTCCCAGCCCTCTGGTTAAGAGGGTTCAGCAGCAAAAGACTGCGGTTCAGGAGCTGTACCTTACTTTGCAATGCTTCTTCAGCTCATTGCAGCCATTATTTTCTCAGCCTGTAGAGAGTGTTTTTACTTACGATGCTTTCTGCTGGGCTTGGTGCAGTGTCAATACCAGGACCGTTTATATGGAGCATGAGCAAAGTGAGTTCTTGTCACCAGAGGCTGATGTCTACGCCTTGGCACCGTACTTAGACTTGCTGAATCACAGTCCTTCTGCTCAG GTGACAGCTGCTTTCAACCAGAAAAGCAAACATTACGAAATCCGAACAATCTCGAAATGCAGACGATACGCGCAGGTTTTCATCTGCTACGGTCCACATGACAACCAGCGACTCCTACTGGAATATGGATTTCTTGCGAGCAGTAATCCACACAATGTGGTGTATGTCGATAAAG ATCTCCTTTGTAACCACATTTCTCACAAGGACAAGCTCGTGGATAGAAAGCTGTTATTTCTACAGGACGAAGGACTCCTGGA AAACCTGACTTTTGGAGTAGATGGACCATCTTGGAGGCTTCTGACAGTTCTTAAGGTGTTTTGCCTCAGGCCAGAGGAATA TTTACAGAGAAAGAACGTCGTGGTTGGCCTGTCTGTCTCTGCTGATAATGAGCAGAGTAGTCTGGAACTCGCAGAAAAACTCTGTTTCCACCTTATGAATGAAAACCAAAAGGCGACACAAGAA ATTTCCAAACTATTGGAAGAAATGGGTGATGTTTCAGAACAGCTGGAGCTGGTGGCAACACTGCGAAGAGAGGAACTGAAGATACTGCAAGCTTCAGCTGAAGCATTACTAAATATGAGGGTTGCTGCTATTCCCAGATGA